From a single Sphingobium sp. genomic region:
- a CDS encoding DUF1272 domain-containing protein, with protein sequence MLAMRPDCERCGTDLPAQHGGAFICSFECTFCADCADALDERCPNCGGELLDRPTRSAKLLKKYPASTERKHKP encoded by the coding sequence ATGCTGGCGATGCGCCCCGATTGCGAACGCTGTGGCACCGATCTGCCGGCGCAGCATGGCGGGGCGTTCATCTGCTCGTTCGAATGCACCTTTTGCGCCGACTGCGCCGATGCGCTGGACGAACGTTGCCCCAATTGCGGTGGTGAATTGCTCGACCGACCAACGCGCAGCGCCAAATTACTGAAAAAATATCCTGCCTCAACCGAACGGAAGCATAAGCCATGA
- the glmM gene encoding phosphoglucosamine mutase — protein sequence MARKYFGTDGIRGRTNAGAMTAEMAMKVGQAAGAHFLRGDHKHRVVIGKDTRLSGYMVENALVAGFTSVGMDVVQFGPIPTPAVAMLTRSMRADLGVMISASHNPYEDNGIKLFGPDGFKLSDEDELAIEALLDQPPLLAKSMDIGRARRVEDARGRYIHAVKTTVPEHVRFDGLHVVLDCANGAAYQVAPAAIWELGAKVTAIGVNPNGKNINDRIGSTHPATLQETVVAAGADIGIALDGDADRLIVVDEKGRVVDGDQIMALLATSMSRNGLLRGDGIVATVMSNLGLERYLASQHLQLVRAKVGDRYVLEEMRARGMNVGGEQSGHMILLDHATTGDGTIAALQVLACLVETGNPASEMLHYFDPVPQLLKNVRFAGGKPLEKASVQAVIADAERELEGNGRLVIRPSGTEPVIRVMAEGDDAKQVRAIVERICTAVEEAAA from the coding sequence TTTCTGCGCGGCGATCACAAGCACCGCGTCGTGATTGGCAAGGATACCCGTCTTTCTGGCTATATGGTTGAAAATGCCCTTGTTGCGGGCTTCACCAGCGTCGGCATGGATGTGGTGCAATTCGGTCCGATCCCGACGCCGGCAGTTGCCATGCTGACCCGATCCATGCGGGCCGATCTGGGCGTGATGATTTCGGCCAGCCACAATCCTTATGAAGATAATGGAATCAAGCTGTTCGGTCCTGATGGTTTCAAATTGTCCGACGAGGATGAACTGGCGATTGAGGCTCTGCTGGATCAGCCGCCACTGCTCGCCAAATCGATGGACATTGGCCGCGCCCGCCGGGTTGAGGATGCGCGTGGGCGCTATATTCATGCGGTCAAGACGACCGTTCCCGAACATGTCCGTTTTGACGGACTGCATGTGGTGCTCGATTGCGCCAATGGCGCTGCCTATCAGGTCGCGCCTGCCGCAATCTGGGAATTGGGCGCGAAGGTGACGGCGATTGGCGTCAACCCCAATGGCAAGAATATCAATGACCGGATCGGATCGACCCATCCGGCGACGTTGCAGGAAACCGTGGTCGCGGCAGGTGCCGATATTGGCATTGCGCTGGATGGCGATGCCGACCGGCTGATCGTGGTCGACGAAAAGGGTAGGGTGGTCGACGGCGACCAGATTATGGCATTGCTGGCGACATCGATGAGCCGCAACGGCCTGTTGCGCGGTGATGGCATTGTCGCGACGGTGATGTCGAACCTCGGCCTTGAACGCTATCTGGCAAGCCAACATCTGCAACTGGTCCGCGCCAAGGTGGGCGACCGATATGTGCTGGAAGAGATGCGCGCACGGGGCATGAATGTCGGCGGCGAGCAATCGGGACACATGATCCTGCTCGACCATGCGACCACGGGTGACGGCACGATCGCGGCGCTTCAGGTGCTCGCCTGCCTTGTCGAAACCGGCAATCCGGCAAGCGAGATGCTGCATTATTTCGATCCTGTGCCGCAACTGCTGAAGAATGTCCGTTTCGCAGGCGGAAAGCCGCTGGAAAAGGCAAGTGTTCAGGCGGTGATTGCCGATGCCGAACGCGAATTAGAAGGCAATGGCCGACTGGTGATCCGGCCTTCAGGAACCGAGCCTGTCATCCGCGTGATGGCAGAAGGCGATGATGCCAAGCAGGTGCGCGCCATTGTCGAGCGTATCTGTACCGCGGTTGAGGAGGCAGCGGCCTGA